One genomic window of Actinoplanes lobatus includes the following:
- a CDS encoding ankyrin repeat domain-containing protein — MDFYTYTPHDAYIPLERLGLPLDALLIQLGLLDPNHLHPLIHSALFPSATESPAGPPRPGHPATDPVRVQCGGAWHEVRWQDGRVHIPHSEQEEQHETTLVALGGSRSGCFAAKTAMENGPAGLPRQRLGRTDFPDPWAPTPVARIVPPPSPPPRPARQAQLPRRLHEQRRELMRLALHGDTEGVVSLLDAGVSAHTRDHRGRTLLHFMAHLRDLTLLERLLAEGLDVEGADVAGVTPLVAAAYGMGDIALIRALIAVGARLDATLERTGEPITAWLETARPDVFAAITDLEDPAAVTARLDWRRQTDESARANAEWHSRNP, encoded by the coding sequence ATGGACTTCTACACCTACACCCCGCACGACGCGTACATCCCGCTCGAACGTCTCGGCCTGCCGCTCGACGCCCTCCTGATCCAGCTCGGGCTCCTGGACCCGAACCATCTGCACCCCCTGATCCACTCGGCCCTGTTCCCGTCCGCGACCGAGTCTCCGGCCGGGCCGCCGCGTCCCGGCCACCCGGCGACGGACCCGGTACGGGTGCAGTGCGGCGGCGCCTGGCACGAGGTCCGCTGGCAGGACGGGCGAGTCCACATTCCGCACAGCGAGCAGGAGGAACAGCACGAGACCACGCTGGTCGCGCTCGGCGGCAGCCGAAGCGGCTGCTTCGCCGCCAAAACCGCCATGGAGAACGGTCCCGCCGGACTGCCCCGTCAGCGCTTGGGCCGCACCGACTTCCCGGATCCATGGGCGCCCACACCCGTGGCGAGGATCGTCCCCCCGCCCTCGCCCCCGCCCAGACCTGCCCGCCAAGCCCAACTACCACGCCGCCTGCACGAGCAACGCCGCGAACTGATGCGGCTCGCGCTGCACGGGGACACCGAAGGCGTGGTGTCGCTGCTCGACGCCGGCGTCTCCGCACACACGCGCGACCATCGGGGCCGCACCCTGCTCCACTTCATGGCGCACCTACGTGATCTCACCCTGCTGGAACGGCTTCTCGCCGAAGGCCTCGACGTCGAAGGCGCCGACGTGGCCGGGGTGACCCCGCTGGTCGCCGCCGCCTACGGGATGGGCGACATCGCGTTGATCCGCGCCCTGATCGCTGTCGGTGCCCGTCTGGACGCGACCTTGGAACGCACCGGCGAACCGATCACGGCCTGGCTGGAGACGGCCCGGCCGGACGTCTTCGCCGCCATCACCGACCTGGAGGACCCCGCGGCCGTCACAGCCCGGCTCGACTGGAGGCGCCAGACGGACGAGTCGGCCCGCGCAAATGCCGAATGGCACAGCCGCAATCCTTGA
- a CDS encoding CocE/NonD family hydrolase produces the protein MSLRRRAAAAAGALITVAALAVGGPAAAAAVSPPGVTHEENPRVPEGAVWTEAYFPSADNSGVELHADVLRPAHLPSRARTPVILAVSSYFSHAGQTGPEGWTRTGPSSRFADFTSGTGLFARGYTYVMVDLRGFGGSTGCLDWVGPGEQADVEAAIQWAATQPWSTGKVGMYGKSYDAVTGLVGNNLRLPALKAVVAQEPVWDMYNYLFSNGVPRPNVTGTPNAYNGIATMAPLPDDTARYQANAAYEQSHPECLADNLTNNNNPDLDSPYWRARNLAAQARGTNTPLFVTQGFIENNTKPEDMQEFLDNHHGVERGWLGQWEHVRGNETNNQGQLLMGRAGFFDEVMRFYDRYLLGIRPAVHDPAYAVEDNTGAWRAQPTWPTPSSHTSAALVDGQYVDDGIASALAAPAGQEWDMEHYTDPAPPAAKGLAPTSNYFTWSTPVESRLRITATPQITLHASALGNVMVRLWDVAPDGTAVMFDENVALIERAGRVAFDLKSTDWTFEAGHQLGVQIGTIGSGNWRDTPSGNTIEITRARLNLALQNPRLDVPTQGDRSPFLDTYLRQYTRTLTGVGEGTFPLTLRHRP, from the coding sequence ATGAGTTTACGCAGACGGGCAGCAGCCGCGGCCGGAGCGCTGATCACGGTTGCCGCTCTCGCGGTAGGTGGCCCGGCGGCCGCCGCCGCTGTCTCCCCACCGGGCGTCACCCACGAGGAGAACCCCCGCGTACCGGAGGGTGCGGTGTGGACGGAAGCCTACTTCCCGTCCGCCGACAACAGCGGCGTCGAGCTCCACGCCGACGTCCTGCGGCCGGCGCACCTGCCGTCGCGCGCCCGGACGCCGGTGATCCTCGCCGTCAGCTCGTACTTCAGCCACGCGGGCCAGACCGGACCGGAGGGGTGGACCCGTACCGGCCCGTCCAGCCGGTTCGCGGACTTCACCAGCGGCACCGGCCTCTTCGCCCGCGGCTACACCTACGTCATGGTCGACCTGCGCGGCTTCGGCGGAAGCACCGGCTGCCTCGACTGGGTGGGCCCGGGTGAGCAGGCCGACGTCGAGGCCGCGATCCAGTGGGCGGCGACTCAACCGTGGTCGACGGGCAAGGTGGGCATGTACGGCAAGTCGTACGACGCCGTCACCGGGCTCGTCGGCAACAATCTGCGCCTGCCGGCACTGAAAGCCGTCGTGGCTCAGGAGCCGGTGTGGGACATGTACAACTACCTGTTCAGCAACGGGGTTCCCCGTCCCAACGTGACCGGCACCCCGAACGCCTACAACGGCATCGCCACGATGGCGCCGCTGCCCGATGACACCGCCCGCTACCAGGCCAACGCGGCGTACGAGCAGAGCCACCCCGAGTGCCTCGCCGACAACCTCACGAACAACAACAATCCCGATCTCGACTCGCCCTACTGGCGCGCCCGCAACCTCGCCGCCCAGGCCAGGGGCACGAACACCCCGCTCTTCGTCACGCAGGGCTTCATCGAGAACAACACCAAGCCCGAGGACATGCAGGAATTCCTCGACAACCACCACGGCGTCGAGCGGGGCTGGCTGGGGCAGTGGGAGCACGTCCGCGGCAACGAGACGAACAATCAGGGCCAACTGCTCATGGGCCGCGCCGGGTTCTTCGACGAGGTCATGCGCTTCTACGACCGCTACCTGTTGGGCATCCGCCCGGCGGTGCACGACCCGGCCTACGCCGTCGAGGACAACACCGGCGCGTGGCGCGCCCAGCCGACCTGGCCGACGCCGTCCTCCCACACCAGCGCGGCCCTGGTCGACGGGCAGTACGTCGATGACGGAATCGCCTCGGCACTGGCCGCGCCCGCCGGTCAGGAGTGGGACATGGAGCACTACACGGATCCCGCTCCGCCCGCCGCCAAGGGTCTCGCGCCGACGTCGAACTATTTCACCTGGTCCACGCCGGTCGAGTCCCGGCTGAGGATCACTGCCACACCGCAGATCACGCTGCACGCGAGCGCGCTGGGCAATGTCATGGTGCGGCTGTGGGACGTCGCCCCGGACGGGACCGCGGTGATGTTCGACGAGAACGTGGCGCTGATCGAACGAGCGGGCCGGGTGGCGTTCGACCTGAAGTCCACGGACTGGACCTTCGAGGCAGGCCACCAGCTGGGTGTGCAGATCGGAACGATCGGCAGCGGTAACTGGCGCGACACCCCGAGCGGCAACACGATCGAGATCACCCGCGCGCGGCTGAACCTAGCGCTGCAGAACCCGCGGCTCGACGTGCCGACCCAGGGTGACCGATCGCCGTTCCTCGACACCTACCTGAGGCAGTACACCCGCACACTCACCGGCGTCGGCGAGGGAACCTTCCCGCTCACCCTGCGCCACCGGCCCTGA
- a CDS encoding M6 family metalloprotease domain-containing protein, which translates to MTTGRRLFSALSVAALVVAGAFNAAPATAAPPAGDPDTPWRMRHWPQTQPWQLDEAVTLGGPAGAPQPIDPQRYELPDTMTWDDYRAVPGTDWADPAVRGSERTFNGALVLVDYPNQPFVVTQPANSTIYGNPSGVQNLDRSEVPAFYRDFLNKPGTLNRGHTIHEYWMEDSNGRLGIDLSAFGVYQMPHASHEYGIENSMQRGLGCPADDVCGRDLRADARAAWIAAVGEQEAASYDFVFFLSAGQDESATWQEFGPMKFTTKEDVSEEFGPPDESLPNWNATRYVEWTSWQASANIWPNATQGSSLQAESSGMSTYAHEFSHILGIGDNYNNPYSVPARRDYSGPWEMLSRGTFNGPGGPHSRWLIPGTGGSSMGAQHMLRNKMKLGIVDDTAVLKLSRSGLAESGVVVTRVTARAVDPGPRRLAGINVTLDGGDRSPACNTATDPYCDGGGYDNYTLEVVDRMGFDSFTPDSGVLLAKTKNADAAPFIWTIDANPQDIDKVDFVLPDGTPQKMTIGDYRQLSDALFHSGTGSGSLFEYADTANRLHFYVLDRKRDRNGVLSYEVAVRSLDGAGPSVRGVKASPATARPGPSGWARCTIPIRNTGRDADVFRISAPGAVLSRAVVGVAGRQSASAEVYVKGVPAVTVEVRSESDPGATAVTSCTVRR; encoded by the coding sequence ATGACGACGGGGCGACGGTTGTTCTCGGCACTGTCCGTAGCGGCGCTGGTGGTGGCCGGCGCCTTCAACGCCGCGCCGGCGACGGCCGCGCCGCCGGCCGGGGATCCGGACACGCCGTGGCGCATGCGGCACTGGCCGCAGACCCAGCCCTGGCAGCTCGACGAGGCGGTCACCCTGGGCGGCCCGGCCGGCGCGCCGCAGCCGATCGACCCCCAGCGGTACGAGCTGCCGGACACGATGACCTGGGACGACTACCGGGCTGTGCCGGGCACCGACTGGGCCGACCCGGCGGTGCGCGGCTCGGAACGCACCTTCAACGGGGCGCTGGTGCTGGTCGACTACCCGAACCAGCCGTTCGTGGTCACGCAACCGGCGAACTCGACGATCTACGGGAACCCGTCCGGCGTACAGAATCTGGACCGCTCCGAAGTGCCGGCGTTCTACCGGGACTTTCTGAACAAGCCGGGGACGCTCAACCGGGGCCACACCATCCACGAATATTGGATGGAGGACTCGAACGGGCGCCTCGGCATCGACCTGAGCGCGTTCGGTGTCTACCAGATGCCGCACGCGAGCCACGAATACGGCATCGAGAACTCCATGCAGCGCGGACTGGGTTGCCCGGCCGACGACGTATGCGGGCGTGACCTGCGTGCCGACGCGCGCGCAGCCTGGATCGCGGCGGTCGGCGAGCAGGAGGCGGCCTCGTACGATTTCGTCTTCTTCCTCTCGGCCGGCCAGGACGAGTCGGCCACCTGGCAGGAGTTCGGCCCGATGAAGTTCACTACCAAGGAGGACGTGAGCGAGGAGTTCGGCCCGCCGGACGAGTCGCTGCCGAACTGGAACGCGACCCGTTACGTCGAGTGGACCTCCTGGCAGGCCTCGGCGAACATCTGGCCGAACGCCACCCAGGGCAGCTCACTCCAGGCGGAGAGTTCGGGCATGTCGACGTACGCGCACGAGTTCAGCCACATCCTCGGCATCGGCGACAACTACAACAACCCGTACTCCGTGCCGGCGCGCCGCGACTACAGCGGACCGTGGGAGATGCTGAGCCGCGGCACGTTCAACGGCCCCGGCGGACCGCACAGCCGGTGGCTGATCCCGGGAACCGGGGGCTCGTCGATGGGCGCACAGCACATGCTGCGCAACAAGATGAAGCTCGGCATCGTCGACGACACCGCGGTGCTGAAGCTCTCCCGCTCAGGCCTGGCCGAGTCCGGCGTCGTGGTGACCCGGGTGACGGCACGCGCGGTCGATCCCGGCCCTCGCCGGCTGGCCGGCATCAACGTCACCCTGGACGGCGGCGACCGCAGCCCCGCCTGCAACACCGCGACGGACCCGTACTGCGACGGCGGCGGATACGACAACTACACCCTCGAAGTCGTCGACCGGATGGGCTTCGACTCGTTCACCCCGGACTCCGGCGTGCTGCTGGCCAAGACGAAGAACGCGGACGCCGCGCCGTTCATCTGGACCATCGACGCCAACCCGCAGGACATCGACAAGGTCGACTTCGTACTGCCGGACGGCACGCCGCAGAAGATGACCATCGGCGACTACCGGCAGCTCTCCGACGCGCTGTTCCACTCCGGCACCGGATCGGGCAGCCTCTTCGAGTACGCGGACACGGCCAACCGGCTGCACTTCTACGTCCTGGACCGAAAGCGGGACCGGAACGGCGTGCTCTCGTACGAGGTCGCGGTCCGCTCCCTCGACGGCGCCGGGCCGTCGGTCCGCGGTGTGAAGGCGTCGCCGGCCACCGCCCGCCCCGGGCCGTCCGGCTGGGCTCGGTGCACGATTCCGATCCGCAACACCGGCCGGGACGCCGACGTCTTCCGGATCTCCGCGCCGGGGGCGGTACTGTCCCGGGCGGTCGTCGGGGTAGCGGGCCGTCAGTCGGCCTCGGCCGAGGTCTACGTCAAGGGTGTGCCGGCGGTGACGGTCGAGGTCAGGTCGGAGAGCGACCCGGGCGCGACCGCGGTGACCTCCTGCACCGTGCGACGGTGA
- a CDS encoding methyl-accepting chemotaxis protein, which produces MPRILKSLTMNRVLTTLPIRRSMRLGFSVVVALLVLPAVVTAVSLGQSTGRVGSLADASVPGEQIVGRINALMYEYRKEQWQYLALPAGDEARADTLTSMQEEDAEMKELFADYRKLPVEDTSTKALATFEEHWNGYVKATAGEAALADKGDDEAARDTFDDGQGEELWDALKDDVKSWRTTATEIANADRDASQLSAIVAFSLLGVLLTIAVAVAFLVWRTLSRRITDGLDTLTEAAEGIARGDLEQRVETTTDDEIAQVAAAFDRMVEYLTGIADVSQRMAEGQLAVNARPKSEQDRLGQAFAAMVANLNDSIGQVHSAVDALDEASQDLTEVSDGVRGASSEVVDNAGRQVTLVQEAQHAAEQTVDLVTGGMATVQQLDDVMRVLDIKSKEIGGIVEAITRIAAQTNLLALNASIEAARAGVHGSGFAVVAGEVRTLAEESGASAQSIADLVAEIQRTSGDAVRMVDDHARGAFERIAAGTSSLRVALDEVGAFASANVQSTERMAAATAATADSVRKLGSTADQLRGVAGRFSVQP; this is translated from the coding sequence ATGCCTCGAATTCTGAAGTCCCTCACGATGAACCGGGTCCTGACCACGCTGCCCATCCGGCGTTCGATGCGCCTGGGCTTCTCCGTGGTGGTGGCGTTGCTGGTCTTGCCGGCCGTGGTGACCGCGGTCAGCCTCGGGCAGTCGACCGGGCGGGTCGGTTCGCTCGCCGACGCCTCGGTGCCGGGTGAGCAGATCGTCGGCCGCATCAATGCGCTGATGTACGAATACCGCAAGGAGCAGTGGCAGTACCTGGCGCTGCCCGCCGGTGACGAGGCGCGCGCCGACACGCTGACCTCCATGCAGGAGGAGGACGCGGAGATGAAGGAGCTCTTCGCGGACTACCGGAAGCTGCCGGTCGAGGACACGAGCACGAAGGCACTGGCGACGTTCGAGGAGCACTGGAACGGGTACGTGAAAGCCACCGCCGGTGAGGCGGCGCTGGCTGACAAGGGCGACGACGAGGCCGCGCGGGACACGTTCGACGACGGTCAGGGCGAGGAGCTGTGGGACGCCCTCAAGGACGACGTGAAGTCCTGGCGCACCACCGCCACGGAGATCGCCAACGCGGACCGGGACGCCTCCCAGCTTTCCGCGATCGTCGCGTTCAGCCTGCTCGGGGTGCTACTGACGATCGCCGTGGCGGTCGCGTTCCTGGTCTGGCGGACGCTGTCACGGCGGATCACCGACGGGCTCGACACCCTGACAGAGGCAGCGGAGGGCATCGCCCGCGGTGATCTGGAGCAACGGGTGGAGACCACGACCGACGACGAGATCGCCCAGGTCGCCGCCGCCTTCGACCGGATGGTGGAGTACCTGACCGGGATAGCCGACGTGTCGCAGCGGATGGCCGAGGGCCAGTTGGCCGTCAACGCGCGGCCGAAGTCGGAGCAGGACCGTCTCGGGCAGGCGTTCGCGGCAATGGTGGCGAACCTGAACGACTCGATCGGGCAGGTTCACTCCGCCGTAGATGCCCTGGACGAAGCCTCCCAGGACCTGACCGAGGTCTCCGACGGGGTACGCGGCGCCTCCAGCGAGGTCGTCGACAACGCCGGACGGCAGGTCACCCTCGTCCAGGAAGCGCAACACGCGGCCGAGCAGACCGTCGATCTGGTCACCGGCGGCATGGCGACCGTGCAGCAGCTGGACGATGTGATGCGTGTGCTCGACATCAAGTCCAAGGAAATCGGTGGGATCGTCGAGGCGATCACCCGAATCGCCGCGCAGACGAACCTGCTCGCGCTCAACGCCTCCATCGAGGCCGCCCGCGCGGGTGTGCACGGCTCCGGCTTCGCGGTAGTGGCCGGCGAGGTCCGCACGCTCGCCGAGGAGAGCGGCGCCTCAGCACAGTCCATTGCGGACCTGGTCGCCGAGATCCAGCGGACCAGCGGCGACGCCGTACGGATGGTGGACGACCACGCCCGCGGCGCCTTCGAGCGGATCGCCGCCGGCACCTCCTCGCTGCGGGTCGCACTGGACGAGGTCGGTGCGTTCGCCAGCGCGAACGTGCAGTCCACCGAGCGGATGGCCGCCGCGACCGCGGCGACCGCCGACTCCGTACGGAAGCTCGGGTCGACCGCCGACCAACTCCGCGGGGTAGCCGGCAGATTCTCGGTCCAGCCCTGA
- a CDS encoding ABC transporter permease codes for MLAAANIREHWRSFLATFLAVVVGVGLIAATILLYDSGRPRPQPRVAGAPVLVVSDQARDQNGILRDRVPWSEDEARDLVQRLGAISGVEAAIIDRNFYAQAFENDEPVPDEATMEAGHGWSSTRLAPYELTSGRPPRSDTEVVVGTDQGKATGTPLAVGLTDDVHIYTVTGTIEGHGFYFTDAEAARRDTGVTTIGLLASAGASIESITDRAGSIVGDGGSALAGDARGVVEPAFVTHKRFLGAQLISAMAIMALFTTIFVVAATLALATAQRRREIGLLRTIGADPRQIRRMVLGEAVIVGLLGSIAGCLAGCLAAPAVLAILYRLDVVPPGSRVIISAWPLLTATVVGTGTAVLGAWAASRSASRVAPIEALLDAQTEQRPMGRGRRIGGLMTFGLGVVLAFVTAVGAADRRVNLAIATSMCLIAAAALLAPIIIGPAVRLVTAPFARRSSGAGSMLIRAELLNATRRAASTAAPVIVAIGFAVLISGLVDTMRQAYPAEITQQLAGQVLIDPGNAPGLNDAVVRENPDGRASLPTRLFLAREDNGTVIDGVGSRDPRWSKPGEAVLDTVMAEFLKVQAGSTVTVRFADGLGAQLRVAEVLPPDQARGSFVLSRETIREHDPTALTDNIFMTADQMPATLSAGARLQNAEQFALEEYNTDAELTDSLAMMLTVLAVGYSGLAVANSMAMAGYGRRNDFAVMRSTGGTRRQLLRFVIGETGLLVLIGSALGLLATLPPLAGVASGLGAETATPVSMHLDSGTLTWAVLGSLAIATAASASVTWNVLRPRTA; via the coding sequence AGGCCCGCGACCTGGTCCAGCGGTTGGGCGCCATCTCCGGCGTCGAGGCCGCGATCATCGACCGCAACTTCTACGCCCAGGCCTTCGAGAACGACGAGCCGGTGCCCGACGAGGCCACGATGGAAGCCGGGCACGGCTGGTCCAGCACCCGGCTGGCGCCGTACGAGCTGACCTCAGGGCGGCCGCCGCGATCCGACACCGAGGTCGTGGTCGGCACCGATCAGGGGAAGGCCACCGGAACCCCTCTCGCGGTCGGTCTCACCGACGACGTGCACATCTATACGGTGACCGGGACCATCGAAGGCCACGGCTTCTACTTCACCGACGCCGAGGCCGCCCGAAGGGACACCGGGGTCACCACGATCGGACTGCTGGCGTCGGCGGGCGCCTCGATCGAAAGCATCACTGACCGGGCCGGCAGCATCGTCGGTGACGGCGGCTCCGCCCTGGCCGGCGACGCTCGCGGTGTCGTGGAACCGGCGTTCGTCACGCACAAGCGGTTCCTGGGTGCCCAACTGATCAGCGCCATGGCCATCATGGCGCTGTTCACCACGATCTTCGTAGTCGCCGCTACCCTGGCCCTGGCCACCGCGCAGCGCCGCCGCGAAATCGGCCTGCTGCGCACGATCGGCGCCGACCCGCGCCAGATCCGTCGCATGGTGCTCGGCGAGGCGGTCATCGTCGGCCTGCTCGGCTCGATCGCCGGCTGCCTGGCCGGCTGTCTCGCCGCCCCGGCCGTTCTGGCGATTCTCTACCGGCTCGACGTCGTACCGCCCGGCTCCCGGGTCATCATCTCGGCGTGGCCGCTGCTGACCGCCACCGTGGTCGGCACCGGGACCGCCGTGCTGGGCGCCTGGGCGGCCAGCCGCTCCGCCTCTCGGGTGGCGCCGATCGAAGCTCTGCTCGACGCCCAGACCGAACAGCGCCCGATGGGCCGGGGCCGGCGGATCGGCGGGCTGATGACCTTCGGGCTGGGTGTGGTGCTGGCCTTCGTCACCGCAGTCGGCGCTGCGGACCGCCGCGTCAATCTGGCGATCGCGACCTCGATGTGCCTGATCGCCGCCGCGGCGCTGCTCGCACCGATCATCATCGGACCGGCCGTCCGCCTGGTGACAGCGCCGTTCGCCCGGCGGTCCTCCGGCGCGGGCTCGATGCTCATCCGAGCCGAGCTGCTCAACGCGACCCGGCGGGCCGCGTCCACCGCCGCACCGGTCATCGTGGCCATCGGCTTCGCCGTTCTGATCAGCGGGCTGGTCGACACCATGCGGCAGGCGTACCCCGCCGAGATCACCCAGCAGCTGGCCGGGCAGGTACTCATCGACCCCGGCAACGCGCCCGGGCTCAATGACGCGGTGGTCCGGGAGAACCCGGACGGCAGAGCCTCGCTGCCGACCCGGTTGTTCCTGGCCCGGGAGGACAACGGGACCGTCATCGACGGGGTCGGCTCGCGAGATCCCCGCTGGTCGAAGCCGGGCGAAGCAGTACTGGACACAGTAATGGCGGAATTCCTGAAGGTTCAGGCCGGCTCGACGGTCACCGTACGGTTCGCCGACGGCCTCGGCGCGCAATTGCGGGTTGCCGAGGTGCTACCGCCCGACCAGGCCCGTGGTTCCTTCGTCCTGTCCCGGGAGACGATCCGCGAGCACGACCCGACGGCCCTGACCGACAACATCTTCATGACCGCCGACCAGATGCCGGCAACCCTGAGCGCGGGAGCCCGATTGCAGAACGCCGAGCAGTTCGCGCTGGAGGAGTACAACACCGACGCCGAGCTGACGGACAGCCTGGCCATGATGCTCACAGTGCTGGCGGTCGGCTACAGCGGCCTGGCCGTGGCCAACAGCATGGCCATGGCGGGATACGGGCGGCGCAACGACTTCGCGGTGATGAGGTCGACCGGCGGCACCCGGCGGCAGCTGCTGCGCTTCGTGATCGGCGAGACCGGGCTGCTGGTGCTCATTGGATCGGCGCTCGGCCTGCTCGCCACCCTACCGCCGTTGGCTGGCGTCGCGTCAGGCCTCGGCGCGGAGACCGCCACACCGGTGTCGATGCACCTCGACAGCGGCACCCTGACCTGGGCCGTTCTCGGCAGCCTGGCCATCGCGACGGCCGCGAGCGCCTCCGTGACCTGGAACGTCCTGCGCCCCCGCACCGCTTGA